In a single window of the Phocoena phocoena chromosome 14, mPhoPho1.1, whole genome shotgun sequence genome:
- the THNSL2 gene encoding threonine synthase-like 2: protein MWYVSTRGMAPRVDFEGALFSGYAPDGGLYMPEKLPQLDRDTLRQWSVVSYPSLVKELCSLFIGPELIPRDDLNDLIDRAFSRFRHKEVVHLSRLRNGLNVLELWHGVTYAFKDLSLCCVAQFLQYFLEKRKKHITVVVGTSGDTGSAAIESVQGAENVDIIVLLPKGRCTKIQELQMTTVLRENVHVFGVEGNSDELDEPIKAVFADVAFVKEHSLMSLNSINWSRVLVQMAHHFFAYFRCAPTLDLHPPPPVEVVVPSGAAGSLAAGFIAQKMGLPIHLVVAVNYNDIIHRTVQRGDFSLSEAVKPTLASAMDIQVPYNMERIFWLLSGSDSQVTRALMEQFERTRSVSLPKELHSKLSEAVISQSVSDEAITQTMGRCWEENQYLLCPHSAVAVSYHYQQVDRRQPSPPRCCLAPASAAKFPEAVLAAGLTPETPAEILALEHKEARCTPMRKGDDWTRMLRGLIEDLSRQRQGRFRNAPA, encoded by the exons ATGTGGTACGTCAGTACTCGAGGGATGGCCCCACGGGTTGACTTTGAAGGGGCCCTTTTCTCTGGCTATGCTCCGGATGGGGGCCTCTACATGCCCGAGAAGCTGCCTCAGCTGGACAGAGACACCCTGCGTCAGTGGAGTGTGGTCTCCTACCCCAGCCTGGTGAAGGAGCTGTGTAGCCTCTTCATTGGCCCCGAGCTCATTCCAAGAGATGACTTAAACG ATCTGATCGACCGAGCCTTCAGCAGATTCCGACACAAAGAGGTGGTCCATCTATCCAGACTGAGGAATGGGCTGAACGTGCTGGAGCTGTGGCATGGGGTCACCTACGCGTTTAAGGACCTGTCCCTGTGCTGTGTAGCACAGTTCCTGCAGTACTtcctggagaagaggaagaaacacatcACCGTGGTTGTAG GAACTTCTGGGGACACAGGGAGTGCTGCTATCGAGAGTGTTCAGGGGGCAGAGAACGTGGACATCATTGTTCTGCTGCCCAAAGGTCGCTGCACAAAGATTCAGGAGCTCCAGATGACGACAGTGCTGAGAGAGAATGTCCACGTGTTTGGAG TGGAGGGGAACAGCGATGAGCTGGACGAGCCCATCAAGGCCGTGTTTGCCGACGTGGCCTTTGTCAAGGAACACAGTCTGATGAGTCTGAATTCCATCAACTGGTCCCGGGTCCTCGTGCAGATGGCCCACCACTTCTTCGCTTATTTCCGGTGTGCACCAACCTTAGACTTGCACCCACCGCCCCCCGTGGAGGTGGTTGTGCCATCGGGGGCTGCCGGTAGCCTCGCAG CTGGGTTCATCGCTCAGAAAATGGGCCTGCCCATCCACCTGGTCGTGGCAGTGAACTACAATGACATCATCCACAGGACCGTCCAGCGGGGAGACTTCTCTCTGTCTGAGGCCGTCAAACCAACCTTGGCATCAGCTATGGACATTCAG GTGCCGTACAACATGGAGAGGATCTTCTGGCTGCTATCTGGCTCTGACAGCCAGGTGACAAGAGCCCTCATGGAGCAGTTTGAAAGGACCCGAAGTGTGAGTCTACCCAAGGAATTGCACAGCAAG CTTTCAGAGGCAGTAATTTCTCAGTCAGTGTCAGACGAGGCCATCACCCAGACCATGGGCCGCTGCTGGGAAGAGAACCAGTACTTGCTGTGCCCTCACTCGGCCGTGGCTGTGAGCTACCATTACCAGCAGGTGGACAGGAGGCAGCCCAG CCCTCCCCGCTGTTGTCTGGCTCCCGCCTCTGCAGCCAAGTTCCCGGAGGCCGTGCTGGCTGCTGGGCTGACCCCAGAGACTCCCGCGGAGATCCTCGCCCTGGAGCACAAGGAGGCGCGCTGTACCCCGATGCGGAAGGGTGACGACTGGACACGGATGCTTCGGGGCCTGATTGAGGACCTGAGCCGGCAGCGGCAGGGGCGCTTCCGGAACGCGCCGGCATAG